The Lichenihabitans psoromatis genome contains a region encoding:
- a CDS encoding caspase family protein: MSRLVRKIVAVAILLGGTAAPLSPAVAQQQQQPRLALVIGDGAYARGALPTAANDAGLVAQTLTAAGFDVTGARDLGSDDIRRSFRDFLTKAGAAGPNAIVFVYLSGYALQFDGDNYYVPVDATLARETDIPIQSLRLADFTRALAALPLRARVVVLDAAYQNPAIPASEHVAPGLSLVDAEQGSLIAFNAAPGTVAPNPKGTYGVYGQALAEMMRSGGVPVDEVFDRVRLRVNQTTKGAQVPWDVSKLTASFAFLQAGPGAPALASAQQSFAAMSKRPIREFPVEDAYSIAVARDTFDGYNDFVSAFPDSPYAARVRTLLAVRREALIWRRTVSRNSPDAYWTYLRRYPHGPHVYDARRRLASLSAAFDPPSNFNVIDYDVPPPPEVEYRVFDEPRIILSEPDYAPPPPPPVVFLPPRPTYFVDLPPPPPSIAPGFLPIPIPIPIPYSRPYGEPGRLEPPAGYRGQYAQPRPFAQEPNGNLIPQNGEGQGRYDGRPNNDGQGRYDGRPNNDGQGQFNQGQFDNRNQGQNPRNTVGDDGGGQPRGQAPQGQPPQAPHQLPEGTPVPNPVQRPVQGQPPQAPHQVPEGTPVPNPAQRPVQGQPPQAPHQLPEGTPVPNPAQRPVQGQPPQAPHQLPEGTPVPNPAQRPVQGQPPQAPHQLPEGTPVPNPAQRPVQGQPPQAPHQLPEGTPVPNPAQRRPQGQLPEGTPVPNPAVQQQRQQQDQQRRQQEQQRQDQQSQQSQQHQQQDQQRQQQQQLRQQNDQQRQQQDQQRRQQEQQRQDQQSQQRQDQQSQQHQQQDRQRQQQQQLRQQNDQQRQQQDQQRRQQEQQRQEQQSQQHQQQDQQRQQQQQRQQQEQQRQEQQGQQRQQQEQQRQQQQEQHRQQEGQHGHPGCGGPNEPPCR, translated from the coding sequence ATGAGCAGACTGGTCAGAAAGATTGTCGCGGTCGCGATCCTTCTCGGCGGCACCGCCGCGCCCCTCAGTCCAGCCGTCGCCCAGCAGCAACAGCAGCCTCGCCTGGCTTTGGTGATCGGCGATGGAGCCTATGCGCGGGGCGCTCTTCCAACGGCCGCCAACGATGCCGGGCTCGTGGCGCAGACACTGACGGCTGCGGGGTTCGACGTGACCGGCGCCCGCGATCTCGGGTCGGACGACATCCGACGCTCCTTCCGCGACTTTCTCACCAAGGCCGGGGCTGCGGGGCCGAATGCGATCGTGTTCGTCTATCTCTCCGGCTACGCTTTGCAGTTCGATGGTGATAATTACTATGTGCCGGTCGATGCGACCCTGGCGCGTGAAACCGATATCCCGATCCAATCGCTCCGGCTTGCCGATTTCACCCGCGCGCTGGCAGCGCTTCCGCTTCGCGCTCGCGTCGTCGTGCTCGATGCCGCCTATCAGAATCCCGCGATTCCCGCTTCGGAGCATGTCGCGCCGGGCCTGTCGCTCGTCGATGCCGAACAAGGGAGCTTGATCGCGTTCAACGCTGCGCCGGGCACTGTCGCCCCCAATCCAAAGGGAACCTATGGGGTCTATGGGCAGGCGCTGGCGGAGATGATGCGGAGCGGCGGTGTGCCGGTCGACGAGGTTTTCGATCGGGTGCGGCTGCGCGTGAACCAGACCACCAAAGGCGCCCAGGTGCCCTGGGACGTGTCGAAACTGACGGCGTCGTTCGCGTTTCTGCAGGCTGGTCCGGGGGCACCGGCTCTCGCCAGCGCGCAGCAGAGCTTTGCCGCGATGAGCAAGCGCCCCATCCGCGAATTTCCGGTCGAGGATGCCTATAGCATCGCGGTCGCGCGCGATACGTTCGATGGCTATAATGATTTCGTCTCGGCTTTTCCGGACAGCCCTTATGCGGCGCGAGTCCGGACGCTGTTGGCCGTGCGACGCGAGGCGCTGATCTGGCGCCGGACCGTCAGCCGCAACAGCCCCGATGCCTATTGGACGTATCTGCGGCGTTATCCGCATGGTCCGCACGTTTACGACGCGCGCCGCAGGCTGGCGAGCCTGTCGGCCGCATTCGACCCACCATCGAATTTCAATGTGATCGATTACGACGTGCCGCCGCCCCCCGAGGTCGAATATCGCGTCTTCGACGAGCCAAGGATCATCCTGTCTGAGCCGGATTACGCGCCGCCGCCGCCGCCGCCAGTGGTGTTTCTGCCGCCGCGACCGACCTATTTCGTCGATCTCCCGCCGCCGCCGCCATCGATCGCACCGGGCTTTCTGCCCATCCCCATCCCGATCCCGATTCCCTATTCGCGGCCCTATGGAGAACCCGGCCGGTTGGAGCCGCCGGCTGGCTATCGGGGGCAATATGCACAACCTCGGCCCTTCGCGCAGGAGCCAAATGGCAATCTGATCCCGCAGAATGGCGAAGGGCAGGGCCGTTATGACGGCCGCCCCAACAATGACGGGCAGGGCCGTTACGACGGCCGCCCCAACAACGACGGGCAGGGCCAATTTAACCAAGGCCAGTTCGACAATCGGAACCAAGGTCAAAATCCGCGCAACACCGTCGGAGATGATGGCGGCGGGCAGCCCCGCGGCCAAGCTCCACAGGGCCAGCCCCCGCAAGCGCCGCATCAATTGCCGGAAGGCACGCCAGTGCCGAACCCGGTGCAGCGTCCCGTTCAGGGCCAGCCCCCGCAGGCGCCGCATCAGGTGCCGGAAGGAACACCGGTGCCGAACCCGGCCCAGCGTCCCGTTCAGGGCCAGCCCCCGCAGGCGCCGCATCAACTGCCTGAAGGAACACCGGTGCCGAACCCAGCCCAGCGTCCCGTGCAGGGCCAGCCCCCGCAGGCGCCGCATCAACTGCCTGAAGGAACACCGGTGCCGAACCCGGCCCAGCGTCCCGTGCAGGGCCAGCCCCCGCAGGCGCCGCATCAATTGCCGGAAGGCACGCCGGTGCCGAACCCGGCTCAACGTCCCGTTCAGGGCCAGCCCCCGCAGGCGCCGCATCAACTGCCGGAAGGCACGCCGGTGCCGAACCCGGCCCAGCGCCGTCCCCAGGGTCAGTTGCCAGAAGGGACGCCCGTGCCAAATCCGGCGGTGCAACAACAACGCCAACAGCAAGATCAGCAGCGGCGTCAGCAGGAGCAGCAGCGCCAGGATCAGCAGAGCCAGCAGAGCCAGCAGCATCAGCAGCAGGACCAACAGCGCCAACAGCAGCAGCAACTGCGGCAGCAGAATGATCAGCAGCGCCAACAGCAAGATCAGCAGCGGCGTCAGCAGGAGCAGCAGCGCCAGGATCAGCAGAGCCAGCAGCGCCAGGATCAGCAGAGCCAGCAGCATCAGCAGCAGGACCGACAGCGCCAACAGCAGCAGCAACTGCGGCAGCAGAATGATCAGCAGCGCCAACAGCAAGATCAACAGCGGCGTCAGCAGGAGCAGCAGCGTCAGGAACAGCAGAGCCAGCAGCATCAGCAGCAGGATCAACAACGCCAACAGCAGCAGCAGCGCCAGCAGCAGGAACAGCAGCGTCAGGAACAACAAGGTCAGCAGCGCCAGCAGCAAGAGCAGCAGCGCCAACAACAGCAGGAGCAGCACCGCCAGCAGGAAGGCCAGCATGGCCATCCGGGATGCGGTGGCCCGAACGAGCCGCCGTGCCGTTAA